Genomic window (Spirosoma sp. KCTC 42546):
ACAACCGAATTTTGACATCTTCCCGAAAATCAAAGAGCCCATGACGGTCTCCTCTTTCTACGGGTATGATTGTGCCGATTTCACCTTCGAAGGCAGAGCCTGTAAGGTAGTTAAACCGCGTGTTGTGGCCGCCGGAAAACCCTGGATCTGGCGGGCGCGTTTCTGGGGACATGAGCCACAGACCGATATTGCCTTGCTGGATCGTGGTTTTCATCTGGTGTATTGCGATGTGGCCGAACTCTTTGGCAATGCGGAAGCCGTTTCGCTCTGGAACAAATTTTACAAGTACCTGCACAAAGCTGGCCTATCTGATAAAGTAAGTCTGGAAGGCTTAAGCCGGGGTGGTATCTATGCGTACAACTGGGCTGTTGAAAATCCGAAGAAAGTAGCTTGTGTGTATGTCGATGCGCCTGTTCTGGACCTAAAAAGCTGGCCGGGTGGCAAAGGAAAAAGCAAGGGCAGCCCAAGCGATTGGGAGATTTTCAAGAAAGATTACGGATTCACCACAGAGGAGGAAGCAGTTAACTTCAACGGGAATCCCTTAGACCGGGTGGCGCAGATTGTAAAAGGGAACTTCCCAATGCTACACATTGTAGGTGATGCCGACGATGCCGTACCTGTCAGCGAAAATACCGAACCGTTTGAAAAACAAGTGGTAGCGTTGGGCGGCAACATCACCGTTATCCATAAACCCGGCGTCAACCACCACCCACACAGCCTGCCTAACCCAACACCCATAGTTGTGTTCATTTTAAAATCGGCAGGGCAGTATGTGTCTTTTGCTCAATAAGCGGCAGTTGGTTCGAAGTAATTGGTTCATGACATTTGACCTCACGGCAGCGGCCCCCGTCCTCGCTTGGTAAAGCCAAGCAAGAACGGGGGTAACCAACTTTAGCCCCTTCCCTTATTTCAAGGGGAGGGGTTGGGTAGGGTATTATCAGTCCCTACAACTTTATAGGCATCCAGCCCAGCCTGTAATCGTTTCTGAATAACCCGCCGAAGTCGTTCAGGCTCAAGTACGTGCATGCCCTCACCGAAGCCCAGAATCTCCTTCTCCAGCTCAAAATTATGCTGTACCCGAAGTTGAATAACAATGCCCTGTTCCGTTCGCTCCACAACGTGCTGCGAATGGTGAAGCGGTTTAGTTTCAACATAGGGGGCATGCAGCCGATTAACAAATAACTTCACGTTAATAGGCCGTAGATTCTCGCTGACCGATACGCCAATCACGTCGTGATAATGTGCATTAGGGTCGATGCTCTGATTACATACATAGTCAACCTCAGGGTCAACACGAATAGAGAGCATCCGATCAAGCGCCAGGTTCATGAGATACCCTTTACCATCGCGCACGCCAACGGCAAACCAGCGGTTTTTAAACTCTTTCAGCCACCAGACATGAAAGCAAAAGGTTTGTGATAGCCGCGCGGAAAAGGACTGGTATTCAATCTGGAGAGTCCGCTTCTGGATAACCGCCTGATACAGCTCGTCCAGAAAATGAAGCCCTTTGAGGTGCTCGTTTTTCTCAAAATCAATAACCGGCACCGACTTCTGGGCCGTTGAATACACATGATCTTCCAGCTTCTGGACCACTTCGTTAAGTGCCGTAAAATGCGAAAATCCTTTAAATTGCTTTAAAACCTCTACGGCTTCGTTCATCCGTGACAAGTCGCCGTCCGACAGCGGAATGTTGGTAATGCTGTAGTTCGGGTCTTCGTAGGTATAGTATTTTTTATCCAGTACAACAATGGGAGCAAAGTAACCCAGCTTATCGCTTCGCATCAGTTGAAGGTCAGCCTGAACGGTACGCCGGCTGATGCCTTTGTCGATGCCTTCGTACTCATAAAGTGCTTCTGAAACCGCTTCAATCAGGTCATCGAGTGCCCATTTGCGCATCCGATTGCGTAGGCAGGCATCCAGCGTTTTGTAGCGTACAAGGGCATTTCGGTTAGCAGGCATATTGATTTACGACTTTTGACCGCGCGGGCGGCCCCGTTACGATTCACGAGGTCTGGTTGCTGGTCAGTTTATTCAGTGTATCGACTAAGTCTTCGCTTTTTTCAGAAAAATGAAAAAAAGTACCGAACTACGCAAAAAGACTGCGCAATAACCAGTAACCTTTGAGTCATAAAGTTAATCATCCTTCGAATTGCCGTGGGGAAGTTGACTTAACAGCAATAGAACGCTGATTTTTAGGATCAATATGATCTGTCATGATAAACTACAATTTTAGGCTAATTTATTGATTGGCCTAAATTATAATCATCCTAAAAATCAGCGTTCCAGCACAACAGTAAAAGACAATGGAAACACCAATTTCACTAGACGATCTATTAACATTGGGGCCAATCCCCGATCAGTTGCAGGGAACGTTTCTTCGCGTGGCAAATGGCCTGGTACAACGGGCCGGATACCCTAAAGAAAAAGTAATGGGTTTGCTGGCGCAGATGCTCCAGAATCCTAAAAAGTACGCTTACTCTAAAAACAAGGTCACTAATCTGGCCCAGTCGATCTATGCGTTGAACAAACAAGGTATAGCCGTTCCACTGAGCGAGACAGGCGTAACGTACCTGCCTCCTGACCCAGCACCGTATGTGGTAACCGCTCAGGGAGAACAAGCTGAACAAACCTTCGACCTGCGTACGGGACCACTCCCCTATGCTGTATTTGGGCGTGAGCAGATTGAAGAAGGTGCGTTAAAACAAATGGAAACAGCCGCTAGCCTACCCATTTCGGTAGCGGGTGCGCTCATGCCCGATGCCCACCAAGGGTATGGGCTTCCTATTGGTGGCGTACTGGCTACAGAAGCGAACACGGTCATTCCGTTTGCGGTTGGGGTCGATATTGCCTGCCGAATGTGCCTGTCGGTTTTCGATTTACCGCCCGCCTTTTTGAAACGCGAACCGCATTTATTGAAGAAGTCGCTGGTGGAGCAAACCAAATTCGGAATTGGGGGCGAAACCCGCGAGAAAATCGACGAGAGCGTTATGGATTTACCCGAATGGCAGGCCACCAAAGTGATCCGCGATTTAAAAGACAAAGCGTATCGGCAGTTGGGAAGCTCGGGCACAGGCAACCATTTTGTGGAGTGGGGCATCGTGGAGGTATATGCTCATGACGATCTCCTGAATCTGCCACCGGGCGAATACCTGGCCCTGTTATCGCACTCAGGATCGCGCGGATTTGGGGGTAATGTGGCAAATTATTACTCAAAACTGGCCATGCAGAAAACCAAACTACCCAAACAGGCTGCCCATTTAGCCTGGCTGGATTTGGCTACGGAAGAAGGACAGGCCTACTGGATTGCCATGAATCTAGCGGGCGAGTATGCCTCTGCCAACCATCATGAAATCCATAGAAAACTGGCAAAAGCCCTACGTGAAAAGCCATTGGTGATGGTTGAAAACCACCACAACTTTGCGTGGAAGGAGAAACTGGCCGATGGCCAGGAGGTGATTGTTCACCGAAAAGGAGCCACACCCGCCGGATCTGACGTGCTGGGAATTATTCCGGGATCGATGACACAACCGGGCTTTGTGGTGCGGGGAAAAGGCAATGCAGAATCGTTGAATTCAGCCTCGCACGGAGCTGGCCGACTGATGTCGCGAACCCAGGCGTTTAATACGCTCACCCGCTCCCAATGGAACAAAGCCTTAACAGAAGCCGATATTCAACTTATTGGCGGGGACCTGGATGAGGCCCCAATGGTTTACAAAAACATTGAGACCGTCATCAATGCGCAAAGCGACCTGGTTTCGGTGCTGGCAAAGTTCACGCCCAAAATTGTTCGGATGGCCGATGCCAACCGGAAGGAAGGACGTGAAGATTAACCCTATGAAGCGGTCGAACCAATTCGACCGCTTCTATTTTTAGCATCAGGACCGTTGCCGACGGCGTTCTTTTAGCTGATTCATCATCTCCTCTTTAATGGTCAGGTATTGCTTAAACTGATCTTTGTCCAGAACCTCCTTCAGTTCCTTATCCTTATTTTTCATAATGGATTTGGCTTCCCGTGCGGTTTTTAAATTTCGCCCACCAGTTTCGATCACCGACTGCATCTGTTTGGCATACTTAAGATTGATGTCAGACACGGACGTTTCCTGCTCGGGCGATAGCTTCAGCGTTTCTTTCATGCGGGCCGTTTGGCGCGTAGCTCGCTCTTCGGATGTGCCAAGTTGACTACCACGTTGGGCAAATGAAGCAATAGAAATGAGAATCAGGGAAACGGAAAGAATGAGTGTTACAATATTGCTTTTCATGATGATTTGATTGGTTTGAGTATTGTAGCGTGGCCGGGACTGGCAGACAAGATGCTGGTACGCCAGCCCGGCCGCGTTACTTAAGTGAATAATTCTTAAAAAAACTCCAGATGAGGTCATTATTGACGAAGGCTGTGGAAGGTTCATCGCCAATAAAACGAACGGCTTTCGTACCACCCGGCCAGGAATGCCCTCCATCTGCAGTCAGGTAATACTGAATTTCAGCCCCATCCTGACAACCCGACCATTTATAAAAGCTGTACTTGTCGGTGGTTTTGACAGTCTCCTTTGTGGTCGAGCACCCGGCTAGTTGCGCAAAAACAGTCAGTGTACTATCTACCGGCGAATTCCATTGCTTATTGATACTTTTCGTGCCAACGCCCCCTATATACGGCACATTCCGATCCAGTTGCGAATGAATGTGAAGAATCGGTATGACCCGGTTGGGTTTACAGGCAGTTTTTAATTGCATGGTTCCTGAATTGGCCGCAATAGCCGCCAGTTTATCCGGTAACTCACAGGCTAACCGGTAGCAGAGCATAGCACCATTGGAATGCCCCAGCGCATATACTTTCTTAGGATCGACTCGGCGGGTAGCCACTAGTTTATCAATCAGCTTTCGGATAAACCCCACATCGTCACTGTGCTGAACCGACGCAATTTGCCCACAACACGCGCCCGCATTCCAAGTGCGTAAGCCTAACACACCAGGGTTTTGCAGCCCATCCGGACAAACGGTAATAAATCCTTCCTGATCCGCTTTTTCGCTCAGCTTCGACTGTGATTCAAACTGCTGACCACTACCCCCTCCCCCATGCAAAGCAATAACCAGGGGCAACAGCTCATCATGTTGCTTGTAGGCAGGTGGCAGGTGTAGCCAATAAATTCGCGTCTGCTCATCATACCGCAACGTATCGCGAACACTCAGTTCTGGTGGCGAAACAGGTGCCAACTGTTGAGTTGAAACGTAATGGTTAATAGGCGAATACCGTCCAAGTGAAGCCCAAAAGGCCAGCATACTAAAAAGCAGCTTACTCATGATAAAACGAGTTTTGTCGTGTTGCCAGGTCTATACTCCCTAGTTGTTTCATAATCACAGATTGGTTTTAGTTGTTCGTCTGTTAGGTGATTTAGACGATACAAACCTATAGCTTTGACGAGGTGACTGCTGAAAAACAAAGGTGAAGACGACAAATTGGACAGTTAAACCGCTAATGAGCAAGTTGACTGTGGCAATGCTGGTTATACCAATCTACTATGATCAATGATGAGATATTGCTTTCTTATCCCGATGGTAGGAACGATAGGCAGCCACTAAATACGCTAAGCTGGCTACTACATAGGCAATGGGCAGTGCTTTTTTACCATCCTGCAAATACAGAATACTCACGATGCTTAAAACGATAGCCTCAACCAGAAACACCAACGCATCGAAGCTTTTGATATACTTTGCCAGTCGATGATGATAAATGGTTAAGCCGATGATAACTACGCCTATACCTATTAATACTGAACCCATTATCTCATGGTGATGCTCAATTTTATCAATCCCTTTAATACTGATAATTACACCTGCTAAGGCATGAGCCATTTGCTTCCGGGTTTCTTTCGATAAGGCCATCAGATCGTTTTTGGTAAAGAGTGTATAGTTCAATTAGCAGTAACAAATCGTATAAATTACCCTACGTAAGTATACAAATAAAATTAGTGTCAAAAGTCCTCCATCCATTTTTTAAATAGACTAACCCGCTCTTTACTA
Coding sequences:
- a CDS encoding YafY family protein — translated: MPANRNALVRYKTLDACLRNRMRKWALDDLIEAVSEALYEYEGIDKGISRRTVQADLQLMRSDKLGYFAPIVVLDKKYYTYEDPNYSITNIPLSDGDLSRMNEAVEVLKQFKGFSHFTALNEVVQKLEDHVYSTAQKSVPVIDFEKNEHLKGLHFLDELYQAVIQKRTLQIEYQSFSARLSQTFCFHVWWLKEFKNRWFAVGVRDGKGYLMNLALDRMLSIRVDPEVDYVCNQSIDPNAHYHDVIGVSVSENLRPINVKLFVNRLHAPYVETKPLHHSQHVVERTEQGIVIQLRVQHNFELEKEILGFGEGMHVLEPERLRRVIQKRLQAGLDAYKVVGTDNTLPNPSP
- a CDS encoding PHB depolymerase family esterase: MSKLLFSMLAFWASLGRYSPINHYVSTQQLAPVSPPELSVRDTLRYDEQTRIYWLHLPPAYKQHDELLPLVIALHGGGGSGQQFESQSKLSEKADQEGFITVCPDGLQNPGVLGLRTWNAGACCGQIASVQHSDDVGFIRKLIDKLVATRRVDPKKVYALGHSNGAMLCYRLACELPDKLAAIAANSGTMQLKTACKPNRVIPILHIHSQLDRNVPYIGGVGTKSINKQWNSPVDSTLTVFAQLAGCSTTKETVKTTDKYSFYKWSGCQDGAEIQYYLTADGGHSWPGGTKAVRFIGDEPSTAFVNNDLIWSFFKNYSLK
- a CDS encoding RtcB family protein: METPISLDDLLTLGPIPDQLQGTFLRVANGLVQRAGYPKEKVMGLLAQMLQNPKKYAYSKNKVTNLAQSIYALNKQGIAVPLSETGVTYLPPDPAPYVVTAQGEQAEQTFDLRTGPLPYAVFGREQIEEGALKQMETAASLPISVAGALMPDAHQGYGLPIGGVLATEANTVIPFAVGVDIACRMCLSVFDLPPAFLKREPHLLKKSLVEQTKFGIGGETREKIDESVMDLPEWQATKVIRDLKDKAYRQLGSSGTGNHFVEWGIVEVYAHDDLLNLPPGEYLALLSHSGSRGFGGNVANYYSKLAMQKTKLPKQAAHLAWLDLATEEGQAYWIAMNLAGEYASANHHEIHRKLAKALREKPLVMVENHHNFAWKEKLADGQEVIVHRKGATPAGSDVLGIIPGSMTQPGFVVRGKGNAESLNSASHGAGRLMSRTQAFNTLTRSQWNKALTEADIQLIGGDLDEAPMVYKNIETVINAQSDLVSVLAKFTPKIVRMADANRKEGRED
- a CDS encoding GDSL-type esterase/lipase family protein, whose product is MLPFRRFTTLLFVLLSVSVYAQKTIRIACVGNSITYGATLKNREQDSYPAQLQNLLGAGYEVMNFGVSGRTLLRDTPSAYTATEQYKEALKSNPTIVFIKLGTNDSRLPYRLKIDQFVGDYKSLIQSFKTLASNPRIILLLPVTSFLTDTTRQVDAAIRKLIIPRIQQVAFEEKLELIDLHALTVTDSLLFPDKLHPSAPVMTTIARRLYEAVTLKTQPNFDIFPKIKEPMTVSSFYGYDCADFTFEGRACKVVKPRVVAAGKPWIWRARFWGHEPQTDIALLDRGFHLVYCDVAELFGNAEAVSLWNKFYKYLHKAGLSDKVSLEGLSRGGIYAYNWAVENPKKVACVYVDAPVLDLKSWPGGKGKSKGSPSDWEIFKKDYGFTTEEEAVNFNGNPLDRVAQIVKGNFPMLHIVGDADDAVPVSENTEPFEKQVVALGGNITVIHKPGVNHHPHSLPNPTPIVVFILKSAGQYVSFAQ